CCGACATGGGCCGCCTGGTCCACGAGTCGATGACCGGCATGGGCATCACCATGGTCGACGACGCCGAGGTCACCAAGATCCTCACGGACGACGACGGGCGGGCGCGGGCGGTGGCGACGACCGCCGACGAGTATCCGGCGGACGTCGTCGTCCTGGGCATCGGCGTCCGCCCGGAGACCTCGCTGGCGCGCGCCGCGGGGCTCCCCCTGGGCGAGCACGACGGGCTCCTCACCGATCTGGCCATGCGCGTGCGCGGCCACGAGAACATCTGGGCGGGCGGGGACTGCGTGGAGGTCCTCGACCTGGTCTCGGGCCGCGAGCGCCACATCGCGCTCGGCACGCACGCCAACAAGCACGGGCAGGTCATCGGCATGAACGCGGGCGGCGGTTACGCGACGTTCCCGGGCGTCGTCGGGACGGCGGTGAGCAAGGTGTGCGACCTGGAGATCGCGCGCACGGGCCTGCGCGAGAAGGACGCGCGGCGGGCCGGTCTGCAGTTCGTGTCCGCGACGATCGAGTCGACGAGCCGCGCGGGCTACTACCCGGGCGCGGCCCCGATGACGGTGAAGATGATCGCCGAGCGCCGCACGGGCCGCCTGCTCGGCGTGCAGATCGTCGGCCGCGAGGGCGCCGCGAAGCGGGTCGACATCGCGGCGGTCGCCCTGACCGCGGGCATGACGGTGGACCAGATGACGGCCCTCGACCTCGGCTACGCACCGCCGTTCTCACCGGTGTGGGACCCGGTCCTGGTGGCGGCCCGCAAGTCGAGCGCGGCGGTGCGCAGGGGCTAGGGCGCGTCGGGGCCGGCTGATGTGGGCGGCATCGGGGTGGACGGGCCGTTGATCTTCTCTATGGCCTGGCGGGCCTGGTCGCCGGGGGTGCGGGGCGTGGCCGCGCTCAGGGCGGAAGCGGCCGTGGTCTGCGGAGGTTTGGCGTGGGCCGCGGGCAGGCGGGTGCGCAGGCGGTGGCTGACGGCCTCGTCGAGCGTGACCGGGCGGTGCGTGCGGGCGGCGATGCGGCCCGCCTCCTGACCGAGCGCGGCCAGATCCTCCCAGGTCAGGCGCAGTACGACGGCGAGCTGGGCCTCACCGTCGGGCAAGGCGGTGAGGGGAGGGACGGGGGCACCCGGCTGATGGTCGGTCATGGGCTGGTCTCCTCGCTTGGGGCGGCGGGACACTGCTCGGCATGACGTACGCGCGGCGGGCGCCTTGCGTTCAGGGGCGGCGCTGTTCGTCCGGCGGGGCGGGGTCGGTCAGGACCCCGCCGTGGCTGCCTACCCCTAGCGGGCGGTCTGCGTGTGGACGTACTCCACGAGACGCGACAGGGAGTCCGGGTCGGTGGTGGGCGGCACGCCGTGGCCGAGGTTGAAGACGTGGCCCTCCAGGTCCGCCGCCGCGTCGAGCACCTCGCGGGCCTTGGCCTCCACCGCTTCCCGCGTGGAGAAGAGGACCGCCGGGTCGATGTTGCCCTGGAGCGCCTTGCCGGGGCCGACGCGGCGCGCGGCCTCGTCGAGCGGCACGCGCCAGTCGACGCCGACCACGTCGGCGCCGGCCTCGCCCATGAGACCGAGGAGCTCGCCGGTGCCGACACCGAAGTGGATGCGCGGCACGCCGTACTCCTCGACGGCCTTGAACACCTTGGACGACGCGGGCATCACGGAGCGCCGGTAGTCGGCGGGGGCGAGCGCGCCGACCCACGAGTCGAAGAGCTGGACCGCGGAGGCGCCCGCCTCGATCTGCACCTTGAGGAACGCGGAGGTGATCTCGGCGAGGCGGTCGAGCAGGTCGGCCCACAGCTGCGGGTCGCCGTACATGAGCGCCTTGGTGTGCTCGTGGTTCTTGGACGGACCGCCCTCCACGAGGTAGCTCGCAAGGGTGAAGGGCGCGCCCGCGAAACCGATGAGCGGGGTGGAACCGAGCTCG
The DNA window shown above is from Streptomyces sp. NBC_01445 and carries:
- the hemE gene encoding uroporphyrinogen decarboxylase — encoded protein: MSANLRPTGQQPTATYESAFLKACRREPVPHTPVWFMRQAGRSLPEYLKAREGIPMLESCMMPELVAEITMQPVRRHHVDAAIYFSDIVVPLKAIGIDLDIKPGVGPVVEQPIRSRADLARLRDLTPEDVWYVTEAIGLLTAELGSTPLIGFAGAPFTLASYLVEGGPSKNHEHTKALMYGDPQLWADLLDRLAEITSAFLKVQIEAGASAVQLFDSWVGALAPADYRRSVMPASSKVFKAVEEYGVPRIHFGVGTGELLGLMGEAGADVVGVDWRVPLDEAARRVGPGKALQGNIDPAVLFSTREAVEAKAREVLDAAADLEGHVFNLGHGVPPTTDPDSLSRLVEYVHTQTAR
- a CDS encoding FAD-dependent oxidoreductase; amino-acid sequence: MSPTRERLVVIGGDAAGMSAASQARRMRGPDELEIVAFERGHFSSYSACGIPYWVGGEVEGRDELIARTPEEHRERSIDLRMRTEVTELDVEGGRVRSRALDTGTEAWTSYDKLVIATGARPVRPRIPGIDAPGVHGVQTLDDGQALLDTLAATQGRRAVVVGAGYIGVEMAEALIRRGYEVTVVNRGPEPMSTLDPDMGRLVHESMTGMGITMVDDAEVTKILTDDDGRARAVATTADEYPADVVVLGIGVRPETSLARAAGLPLGEHDGLLTDLAMRVRGHENIWAGGDCVEVLDLVSGRERHIALGTHANKHGQVIGMNAGGGYATFPGVVGTAVSKVCDLEIARTGLREKDARRAGLQFVSATIESTSRAGYYPGAAPMTVKMIAERRTGRLLGVQIVGREGAAKRVDIAAVALTAGMTVDQMTALDLGYAPPFSPVWDPVLVAARKSSAAVRRG